One Molothrus aeneus isolate 106 chromosome 6, BPBGC_Maene_1.0, whole genome shotgun sequence genomic window carries:
- the DACT1 gene encoding dapper homolog 1, with protein sequence MKASPVASAAAAAAGPGQAAGGPAGAPREPDARWREKGEAEAERQRTRERLEATLAGLGELEYLRQRQELLVKSLLLRRPAGAGPGAQGCRGEPPGEGPPARSLEEKFLEENILLLRRQLNCLRRRDAGLLNQLQELDKQISDLRLDVEKTTDEHLETDSRPSSGFYELSDGASGSLSNSSNSVFSECLSSCHSSTCFCSPLEATLNISDGRPKSADLIGWMDYNKEGQHEDQTAGSVCRSLSTPHSNSLDVVADVHPKYQCDLVSKNGNDIYRYPSPLHAVAVQSPMFLLPVTENPQREEERLACDLSDVCTPSETDSGQSASAFPPQSSWPAPCPSTSKRIDSYILSLVQKKTHAVRTNKPRTSLNADATKGILRHGSMCVRQPAAMVAHGNVVNLKSSKPVCLPPGGAPAPDHAAPSPLKQRPREPAGEQLETRKAPLPAAFPPGTTTELQSKHLPRGTKPAPPELGRNTVGTAGDGSKENGQLFAASPKDTAGKPVVLQPENRVSQPPKKILLKSSLQAARSSSPAVEERPALDFKSEGSSSQSLDDGLLVNAQYIPAQQQSMKLHKGTRNVKILKSSALKHRSHLANGVENNSQTLREKAKLVGKKCRFPEELDTNKKLKKPSSRGKRGGGLPLEPSLPGRQAGLHRSALRSHGHGREVVVAKPKHKRADYRRWKSSAEISYEEALRRARRNRREGVGVYSQVPLPYVSPYAYVASDSEYSAECESLFHSTVVDTSEDEQSNYTTNCFGDSESSLSEVEFVGESTTTSDSDESGGLIWSQFVQTLPIQTVTAPELHENAAKAFVKIKASHNLKKKILRFRSGSLKLMTTV encoded by the exons ATGAAGGCGAGCCCCGTGGCGagcgccgcggcggcggcggcggggccggggcaggcgGCGGGGGGACCCGCGGGGGCGCCGCGGGAGCCCGATGCGCGCTGGCGGGAGAAGGGCGAAGCGGAGGCGGAGCGGCAGCGCACCCGGGAGCGGCTGGAGGCTACGCTGGCCGGGCTGGGCGAGCTGGAGTACCTGCGGCAgcggcaggagctgctggtgaagAGCCTCCTGCTGCGGCggccggcgggagcggggcccgggGCGCAGGGCTGCCGCGGGGAGCCGCCGGGAGAGGGGCCGCCGGCGcgcagcctggaggagaagtTCCTGGAGGAGAACATCCTCCTTCTGCGGAGGCAGCTG AACTGCTTGAGGAGGAGGGATGCTGGGTTATTAAATCAGTTGCAAGAGCTGGATAAGCAAATAAGTGATCTCCGCCTGGACGTGGAGAAAACGACAGATGAACACCTGGAGACAGACAGTCGTCCAAGTTCAG GGTTTTATGAGCTGAGTGATGGAGCTTCTGGATCGCTTTCCAATTCATCTAACTCTGTCTTCAGTGAGTGTTTATCCAGTTGCCATTCTAGCACTTGCTTTTGCAGCCCTTTGGAGGCAACACTGAATATCTCAGATGGACGCCCTAAATCTGCAG ATCTCATAGGCTGGATGGACTATAATAAGGAAGGCCAGCATGAGGACCAGACCGCAGGCTCTGTCTGTCGCTCTTTATCCACACCGCACTCAAATTCCCTCGATGTCGTTGCAGATGTTCATCCCAAGTACCAGTGCGATCTGGTGTCTAAAAACGGGAACGACATCTACCGCTACCCCAGCCCGCTCCACGCCgtggctgtgcagagccccaTGTTCCTCCTCCCCGTGACTGAGAACCCCCAGCGAGAAGAGGAGAGGCTCGCTTGCGATCTGAGCGACGTTTGCACCCCATCCGAAACGGACTCGGGACAATCCGCCAGCGCCTTCcccccacagagctcctggccGGCTCCGTGCCCTTCCACCAGCAAGAGGATAGACAGCTACATCTTAAGCCTGGTTCAGAAAAAGACTCACGCAGTAAGGACTAACAAACCCCGGACGAGTCTCAACGCCGATGCCACCAAAGGGATCTTGAGGCATGGGAGCATGTGCGTCCGGCAGCCGGCAGCAATGGTGGCCCACGGCAACGTGGTGAACCTGAAGAGCTCCAAGCCGGTGTGTTTGCCACCCGGTGGGGCTCCCGCTCCGGACCACGCGGCTCCCTCCCCGTTAAAGCAGAGGCCAAGGGAGccggctggggagcagctggagactAGGAAGGCCCCTttgccagcagctttcccaCCCGGCACAACAACGGAGCTCCAGAGCAAGCACCTGCCACGGGGCACCAAACCAGCACCGCCGGAGCTGGGCCGCAACACCGTGGGCACGGCCGGGGATGGCTCCAAGGAAAATGGCCAGctctttgctgcatctcccaaAGACACCGCAGGGAAGCCAgtggtgctgcagccagagaaCAGGGTCAGCCAGCCTCCCAAAAAGATCCTGTTGAAGAGCAGCTTGCAGGCCGCTCGCTCCTCGTCACCAGCTGTGGAGGAGAGGCCTGCGCTGGATTTCAAAAGCGAGGGCTCTTCCTCGCAGAGCCTGGATGATGGGCTGCTGGTGAACGCCCAGTACATCCCGGCCCAGCAGCAAAGCATGAAGCTTCACAAAGGCACCCGCAACGTCAAGATTTTGAAAAGCTCTGCGTTGAAACACAGGTCCCACCTTGCCAACGGGGTGGAAAACAACTCACAGACCTTGAGGGAGAAAGCCAAACTGGTCGGCAAGAAGTGCCGCTTCCCCGAGGAGTTGGATACAAATAAGAAACTGAAAAAGCCCTCGTCGCGGGGGAAGAGAGGCGGCGGCCTGCCGCTGGAGCCGAGCCTCCCAGGCCGGCAGGCCGGCCTGCACAGATCCGCCCTCCGCTCCCATGGGCACGGCCGGGAGGTCGTGGTGGCCAAGCCCAAGCACAAGCGTGCCGACTACCGCCGCTGGAAGTCCTCGGCAGAGATCTCCTATGAGGAGGCCCTGCGGAGGGCGAGGAGGAACCGGCGGGAGGGCGTGGGAGTCTACTCACAGGTGCCCCTGCCCTATGTCAGCCCCTACGCCTACGTGGCCAGCGACTCGGAGTACTCGGCCGAGTGCGAGTCCTTGTTCCACTCCACCGTGGTGGACACGAGCGAGGACGAGCAGAGCAACTACACCACGAACTGCTTTGGAGACAGCGAGTCAAGCCTGAGCGAGGTGGAGTTTGTAGGGGAGAGCACGACCACCAGTGACTCTGACGAGAGCGGGGGCCTGATTTGGTCCCAGTTTGTCCAGACGCTCCCCATCCAAACAGTCACGGCACCAGAGCTGCATGAAAATGCAGCCAAGGCCTTTGTCAAAATCAAAGCCTCCCATAACCTCAAGAAGAAGATCCTCCGCTTTCGGTCAGGCTCCCTCAAGCTCATGACGACCGTCTAG